Within the Emticicia oligotrophica DSM 17448 genome, the region TATAGAACAAAAAATGCCTCGAACATTCGAGGCATTTTTTGTTCTATATATTTTGAATGCTAAGTTGAGTTCCCATACTGATATTGTTATCAATAATTTCGGTGATATATCTAAAATCATCTTCACTTTCGGCATAATCTAAGTCATTTACATCAATAACTAATAGTTTTCCGTGCGTATATAATTCTACAAAATCTTCATAAAGTTTGTTTAAACTCAAAAGATAATTAGGGTCAATGTTTTTTTCAAAATCTCTGCCCCGTTTATTGATTTGTCTTTGCAATTTTGTTAAATCGGCTCGTAGATAAATCATTAAATCAGGATGAGAAATTGCTTGGGTAATCGTATTAAACATGCTTTTGTATGTTTGATAATCAGTTTCATTGAACTTCCCCGTTTCATAGAGATTTCTTGCAAAAATATACGCATCTTCATAAATTGACCTATCCTGAATGATTGTTTTTCTTTCGGTCAATTGTTTTATTTTTAATACTTGCTCGAACCTACTGTTTAAGAAATATATCTGTAAGTGAAACGCCCATTTTTCCATATCTTCATAAAAAGGAGGGAGGTATGGATTTCCATCAACTGCTTCATATAATACTTCCCAACCATAATGATTTGCCAGTTTTGTAGCTAAGGTAGTTTTGCCGGCACCTATATTACCCGTAATCGCAATGTGCATTTTTTACTTTGTCAGAATTTCTTGAAATTTTAA harbors:
- a CDS encoding deoxynucleoside kinase, producing the protein MHIAITGNIGAGKTTLATKLANHYGWEVLYEAVDGNPYLPPFYEDMEKWAFHLQIYFLNSRFEQVLKIKQLTERKTIIQDRSIYEDAYIFARNLYETGKFNETDYQTYKSMFNTITQAISHPDLMIYLRADLTKLQRQINKRGRDFEKNIDPNYLLSLNKLYEDFVELYTHGKLLVIDVNDLDYAESEDDFRYITEIIDNNISMGTQLSIQNI